The nucleotide sequence TGTTTTGGAGGCTGATGATGGGCGTTGGGATCGGGGGCGATTATCCCTTGTCTTCGGTCATCACTTCCGAGTATGATAGCTGCCGTTTGGTTTGACACCCCCCTTTTGTGGTTTGGGACCCCTGGACTAAATTTCCCTCTCTCTAGATTCGCACCCACACGCTGGCGTGGCGCCATGCTGGCCGCCATGTTTTCGATGCAAGGTATTGGCCAGCTGATCGCCGCGGTGACGACGCTGGTGGTGACGGTCATCTTCAAAGAATCCTTCATCGAGGTTGGAAAGGCGTCGGAGTGCGATGCGACCTGCAGGCTGGCTGCAGATAGGTCGTGGCGCCTGATCGTAGGCATCGGTGCACTGCCGGCCTGCTTCGCCATGTACTACCGCATCACCATCCCGGAGACGCCTCGCTACACCTTGGATGTCGCCCAGGATATCGaaaaggccgaggccgatgtCAAGGCCTACATGTGCAGTCAGCACGAGGGCACTGTCGATCCTCTGGCACGAGCTAGGGCCAAGAGGCTGGCGTCCATATCCCTGGATATTCCTTCCGCTTCGTGGCCCGACGTGTACTCGTATTTCCGGCAATGGAGACACTTGAAAATCCTCATTGGGACTACCGTGCCGTGGTTCTCTCTGTAagacttgtttttttttgtttttttggcaaACAAAATTAGCTTGGGTCTTTTGCTCTTGACACCTGTGACTCTGACAAAGTTATAAAATGATCACCAGTGACCTGGCCTTCTACGGCCTCGGATTGAACACCACCGtcgtgctgaagttgatagGCTACTCACGACACGAGAACTTCTACCACACCCTATACGACAACGCAGTCGGCATGATCATCCTCACCTGCGCCGGCTCCCTGCCGGGCTACTGGATGTCGGTCCTAACGATCGACACCTTTGGCCGCCGCCCTATCCAGATCCTGGGCTTCTTAGTGCTGACCATACTCTTTTGCATCCTGGGCTTTGCGTACCACCACCTGTCCGGCGGCTCGATGCTGGCGCTGTACATCGCCGCCCAGTTCTTCTTCAACTTTGGTCCCAACACCACCACCTTCATCACGCCGGCCGAGGTGTTCCCCACCCGCTACCGGGCCACGGGCCACGGCGTCTCGGCGGCCATGGGCAAGATCGGCGCCATCCTAGCCCAGGGAATCAGCATCCCGCTGCTTGAGCGCGACAGGCCGCCGACCGCTTCGGCCTCGTGCGAAGGGCTCGCGTGCTCGCGCTCCCTCCCCAAGCTGATGCTTATTTTTGCCGTCTTCATGCTCATCGGCACGCTGACTTCGACCCTGGTCCCCGAGACTAAAGGCGCGACCCTCGAGGAGTTGGCAGGGGAGCTAAGCGATTCTGGGGGTGGACGTGGCGGTCCTGGCTCTGGAATGGGAAAGCCGTCGCCCAGAGGCGGCAAGGGTGGCGGTGACGGTGGCGTCGATAAGGGGTCCGCGGGGATGGGCTCGAGAGCAAGGCGATGGCTCCGAAAGCCCTTCCCCGGCGGCAAGCCAGCAGGGTTCCAGCGAGCGCTGGCTAGGGCAAGCCCTCGCGTCGGGATCATGGCCGGCCCCGATGTCGATTGCCGCGAGGCTCTATCCCGACAGCAGATGATAcagagcagcagcggcaggggCTTCAGGGGCCCATTGAGGGGCTGGCCGTTCCCGGACGTCGCCACCAATTTGACGCAGGAGTTTGCCGGGGGGAGGACCGGTGGGAAACGGTCCAGCGGCAAGAGCAAGACGAAGAAAGGTGCGGTGGagagtggcggcggcggcggcgagatgGTGAGTGACGGCCTCACGGCGACGACCGGGGACGAGACGGATCATAACGACAGGTTCGCTTTCGTTGGAGAGGACGCAGCAGCTATGCAGGTGTTGGCGTCGACGCATTACTTGGCTCCCGGCTGGGGGGCTGGTTGGGGAAGGATGGACAGGGGAGGCCGGTCCGCCTCCAAGGATAATATGTTATTACAGGATGTGGGCAGCCTACTCCGATAACATAGACTTGGCAAGAAAGGAAGATAAGCATAGCATTTAAAATCAACAATATTCTCGTGATGTCATTCATCCGTTGTCGGCAGTTGTTTGCAATTCAGTTGGCTGAGATGACTAATTTATTCCATTTTCCTCAGTTTGCTCTCACCTCAGATCCAACTTAGCGTACAACGTCCAAGCTCACCAAGCCTATAATATGTACGTATACAAAATTGCACAACTAAGCACGGTAATGCTCTAGTAAAAACAAATCCATCACGACCAAATAGAAGGAAGAAAGCATCatgcaaaagaaaacataAAAAGCTCACCAGGCAGCCCGTAGGGTGCCTGGCTACGAAAACCCCCTAGGGGGTTTTACTCCGTGGCAAGGCCCGGGGTCGAACCCCGGTCCTTGCGTTGGAAGGGCGCAAGGGGACGAGTCCCCCAACGAGCTTCCAACTGCACCACGAGGGCAGGGGACGGACCCCAACACCCTCGTGGTGCGTTGGAAGAAGCAGGTGGTACGGGGTTTATAAGGAAATGAGGGATCTGGGAGCATCAGGGGAGTGTCTGTTGGGCGAAGATGAGTTGGGAGTCCGTCTTTGGTGGCCATCTCTCAGTTGGGTACTGCCAGCCGGCGTCGTCGAGACCTGCAGCTCCCCCTGATATTTATATAACGAGCTCCGATGCCATactaccactatatttagCAAGATATACCGGGAAATACATGAAATAATTGTCATGCAACGTACCTGGAATACATAGTTGTTTACATATATGAGATTGGTACCAGGAAACCATCACCTACCTTGATGTCAAAGTACCAGTATTCAACCTGGTGAACGATAAAATTCTATGTTATTTTAGTCTC is from Pyricularia oryzae 70-15 chromosome 2, whole genome shotgun sequence and encodes:
- a CDS encoding inorganic phosphate transporter PHO84 — its product is MQKLPGPAIHGSANRTPGGNNAFYNIANDYTHIADLNLRRRLALADIDRIPLGLQHARAVAVAGVGFFLDSYDIFAIDLIVSLLGVVFWQGGQDQAANGFGGNGGRLPSTVDQALKASTSAGIIIGQLIFGCLADAFGRRKMYGIELCIVLVSTLCFALASPSSSISSTGILVFWRLMMGVGIGGDYPLSSVITSEFAPTRWRGAMLAAMFSMQGIGQLIAAVTTLVVTVIFKESFIEVGKASECDATCRLAADRSWRLIVGIGALPACFAMYYRITIPETPRYTLDVAQDIEKAEADVKAYMCSQHEGTVDPLARARAKRLASISLDIPSASWPDVYSYFRQWRHLKILIGTTVPWFSLDLAFYGLGLNTTVVLKLIGYSRHENFYHTLYDNAVGMIILTCAGSLPGYWMSVLTIDTFGRRPIQILGFLVLTILFCILGFAYHHLSGGSMLALYIAAQFFFNFGPNTTTFITPAEVFPTRYRATGHGVSAAMGKIGAILAQGISIPLLERDRPPTASASCEGLACSRSLPKLMLIFAVFMLIGTLTSTLVPETKGATLEELAGELSDSGGGRGGPGSGMGKPSPRGGKGGGDGGVDKGSAGMGSRARRWLRKPFPGGKPAGFQRALARASPRVGIMAGPDVDCREALSRQQMIQSSSGRGFRGPLRGWPFPDVATNLTQEFAGGRTGGKRSSGKSKTKKGAVESGGGGGEMVSDGLTATTGDETDHNDRFAFVGEDAAAMQVLASTHYLAPGWGAGWGRMDRGGRSASKDNMLLQDVGSLLR